A DNA window from Mycolicibacter hiberniae contains the following coding sequences:
- a CDS encoding SIR2 family NAD-dependent protein deacylase, with translation MRVVVFSGAGISAESGIPTFRDDENGLWSQYDPYEVSSIDGWNRHPELVWGWYVWRCQLARRYEPNLGHTAIADWEQHAEVQIITQNVDNLHERGGSSTVHHLHGRMFTFRCSDCHQPHDTQLPELAEPVLEIMPPQCECGGLIRPDVVWFGEDLPDGPWNAAVEAVDNCDVMVVVGTSGVVYPAASLPERALDLGKTVVQVNPEPTPLSERATVHLLTTASAALPGMAQRLPFLLR, from the coding sequence GTGCGGGTGGTGGTGTTCAGTGGCGCAGGGATCTCAGCGGAGAGCGGGATACCTACGTTCCGCGATGACGAGAATGGACTCTGGTCGCAGTACGACCCCTACGAGGTGTCCAGCATCGACGGCTGGAACCGGCACCCCGAACTGGTGTGGGGTTGGTATGTGTGGCGCTGCCAGCTGGCCCGCCGCTATGAGCCGAACCTGGGCCATACCGCGATCGCGGACTGGGAACAGCACGCCGAGGTCCAGATCATCACCCAGAACGTCGACAACCTGCACGAGCGCGGCGGCAGTTCCACGGTGCACCATCTGCACGGCCGGATGTTCACCTTCCGCTGCTCGGACTGCCATCAACCGCACGACACGCAGCTACCCGAGCTGGCGGAGCCAGTGCTCGAGATCATGCCGCCGCAGTGCGAGTGCGGCGGCTTGATCCGCCCCGACGTCGTGTGGTTCGGCGAGGACCTGCCCGACGGGCCGTGGAACGCCGCGGTTGAGGCCGTCGACAACTGCGACGTCATGGTCGTGGTCGGCACCTCCGGGGTGGTCTATCCGGCGGCCAGCCTGCCCGAACGGGCACTGGACCTGGGCAAGACCGTCGTCCAGGTGAACCCCGAGCCCACGCCGCTGTCCGAGCGGGCCACGGTGCACCTGCTCACGACCGCCTCGGCGGCGCTGCCGGGCATGGCGCAGCGGTTGCCGTTCCTGCTGCGCTGA
- a CDS encoding GntR family transcriptional regulator, translating to MDFSDMLKIDSDHDGPLFEQIRVQLIEAVRAGSLPAGTRLPTVRDLAGQLGLAVNTVARAYRELESGGVVETRGRFGTFVASTDPADAAMAQAAGAFAAAARAVGLDKAQALRYLDAAFDGAGAS from the coding sequence ATGGACTTCTCGGACATGCTGAAGATCGACTCGGACCACGACGGGCCGCTGTTCGAGCAGATCAGGGTGCAGCTGATCGAGGCGGTCCGGGCCGGATCGCTGCCGGCAGGCACCCGGTTGCCCACGGTGCGCGACCTGGCGGGCCAACTGGGCCTGGCGGTCAACACCGTCGCGCGGGCCTACCGCGAGCTGGAGTCCGGCGGTGTTGTCGAAACCCGCGGCCGCTTCGGCACTTTCGTGGCCAGCACCGATCCGGCCGACGCGGCGATGGCACAGGCCGCGGGTGCATTCGCCGCCGCGGCCCGCGCGGTCGGACTGGATAAGGCCCAGGCCCTGCGCTACCTCGACGCCGCGTTCGACGGCGCCGGGGCGAGTTAG
- a CDS encoding class I SAM-dependent methyltransferase, with translation MGEAQKVTLTGVSETALLTLNARANEARRPDRILNDPMAVRLVDSIDFDFAKFGTTRQDIPLRALGIDTQALRFLRQHPTGTVVALAEGLQTSFWRLSEAISDPQFRWLTVDLPPVIAIRERLLPKEQRVSVCAQSALDYSWMDLVDTSDGVFITAEGLLMYLQPDEALGLIAECARRFPGGRMVFDLPPSWFGWLMRQGVPTSLRYRAPAMPFTLSAAASAKLVDTVPGVRAVHDLQLPRGRGLLFNTLLPAAYRLRSLADVRPSLTLLEFG, from the coding sequence GTGGGCGAGGCACAGAAAGTCACCCTGACCGGGGTATCGGAAACAGCGCTGCTGACTTTGAACGCGCGGGCGAACGAGGCCCGCCGGCCCGACCGGATCCTCAACGATCCGATGGCGGTGCGACTGGTGGATTCGATCGACTTCGACTTCGCGAAGTTCGGCACCACCCGCCAGGACATCCCCCTGCGTGCGCTGGGCATCGACACGCAGGCCCTGCGCTTTCTTCGCCAACACCCGACGGGCACCGTGGTGGCCCTGGCCGAGGGCCTGCAGACCAGCTTCTGGCGCCTGAGCGAGGCCATCTCGGATCCGCAATTCCGTTGGCTCACCGTCGATCTGCCACCGGTCATCGCGATCCGCGAACGGCTGCTCCCCAAGGAGCAACGGGTGTCGGTCTGCGCCCAGTCCGCGCTGGACTACAGCTGGATGGACCTGGTCGACACCTCCGACGGCGTGTTCATCACCGCCGAGGGCCTGCTGATGTACCTGCAGCCCGACGAGGCGCTGGGCCTGATCGCCGAATGCGCCCGCCGCTTTCCCGGCGGCCGGATGGTCTTCGACCTCCCCCCGTCGTGGTTCGGCTGGCTGATGCGCCAGGGCGTGCCGACCTCGCTGCGTTACCGGGCGCCGGCAATGCCGTTCACGCTGTCCGCGGCTGCCAGCGCCAAGCTGGTGGACACCGTGCCGGGGGTGCGGGCCGTGCACGATCTGCAGCTGCCGCGGGGCCGGGGCCTGCTGTTCAACACGCTGCTGCCCGCTGCCTACCGGTTGCGGTCGCTGGCCGATGTGCGCCCGTCGCTGACTCTGCTGGAGTTCGGCTAA
- a CDS encoding DUF1697 domain-containing protein, with amino-acid sequence MSRYALFLRGVNVGGIKLKMPDVAAALRDAGFDEVRTLLASGNVLLDSPAKAAAVRATAESALRQRFDYQAWVLVYDVDTVREIVAAYPFDAVDPGLQSYVTFVADDAVLAELAELTDGDEKITLGDGVVYWQVPKGDTLTSPVGKTMGAKRYQSATTTRNLRTVHKVLDSADR; translated from the coding sequence ATGAGCCGGTATGCGCTGTTTCTGCGCGGCGTGAACGTCGGCGGGATCAAGCTCAAGATGCCCGACGTCGCCGCGGCGCTGCGCGACGCCGGATTCGACGAGGTCCGCACCCTGCTCGCCAGCGGCAACGTACTGCTGGACTCGCCCGCCAAAGCCGCCGCGGTGCGGGCCACCGCCGAATCCGCGCTGCGGCAGCGCTTCGACTACCAGGCCTGGGTGCTGGTCTACGACGTCGACACGGTCCGCGAGATCGTGGCCGCGTACCCGTTCGACGCCGTGGATCCCGGCCTGCAGTCCTATGTCACCTTCGTCGCCGACGACGCGGTGCTGGCCGAACTGGCCGAGCTCACCGACGGCGACGAGAAGATCACCCTCGGGGACGGGGTGGTCTACTGGCAGGTCCCCAAGGGCGACACCTTGACCAGCCCCGTGGGTAAGACGATGGGGGCCAAGCGCTACCAATCGGCCACCACGACCCGCAACCTGCGCACTGTGCACAAGGTGCTCGACTCCGCCGACCGGTAA
- a CDS encoding PPOX class F420-dependent oxidoreductase, which translates to MGRQVFDDKLLAVISGNSLGVLATLKRDGRPQLSNVQYHFDPRALTVQVSVTEPRAKTRNLRRDSRASLLVSSDDGWSYAVAEGDAQLTPPAGAPDDDTVEALVELYRSIAGEHPDWDDYRQAMVTDRRVLLTLPIHHLYGMPPGVR; encoded by the coding sequence ATGGGGCGCCAGGTGTTCGACGACAAGTTGCTGGCCGTGATCAGCGGGAACTCGCTGGGAGTGCTGGCCACCCTCAAGCGCGACGGGCGCCCGCAGCTGTCCAACGTGCAGTACCACTTCGATCCGCGGGCCCTCACCGTGCAGGTGTCGGTCACCGAGCCGCGGGCCAAGACCCGCAACCTGCGCCGCGACTCCCGTGCGTCGCTCCTGGTCAGCTCCGATGACGGCTGGTCCTATGCCGTCGCCGAGGGGGATGCCCAGCTGACACCGCCGGCCGGCGCCCCCGACGACGACACCGTCGAGGCGCTGGTCGAGTTGTACCGCAGCATCGCCGGAGAGCATCCGGACTGGGACGACTACCGCCAGGCCATGGTGACCGACCGGCGGGTGCTGCTGACCCTGCCTATCCACCACCTCTACGGCATGCCCCCCGGCGTGCGCTGA
- a CDS encoding DUF5302 domain-containing protein codes for MPESDSAADENKRKFREALERKNTKAAGGSDHKDAGAKQSRSHGPVESRREFRRKSG; via the coding sequence ATGCCCGAGTCAGATTCCGCCGCAGACGAGAACAAGCGCAAGTTCCGCGAGGCGTTAGAGCGCAAGAACACCAAGGCGGCCGGCGGATCCGACCACAAGGACGCCGGAGCCAAGCAGTCGCGGTCGCACGGACCGGTGGAGAGCCGTCGGGAGTTCCGCCGCAAGAGCGGCTAG
- a CDS encoding DUF732 domain-containing protein, with protein MRRAVAVLFAAAVTAVALAATAGAIPEQGTPEFDTYMQGLERNGFNLNPDTAWRVAHQACEGGLPGFISWELMAQGVVGPGADQRLMDVARKYACPVQ; from the coding sequence ATGAGACGGGCAGTGGCAGTTCTCTTCGCAGCAGCGGTCACCGCTGTGGCCCTGGCCGCCACGGCCGGTGCGATACCGGAGCAGGGCACCCCGGAGTTCGACACCTACATGCAGGGCCTGGAACGCAACGGGTTCAACTTGAACCCCGACACCGCGTGGCGCGTCGCCCACCAGGCGTGCGAAGGCGGCCTTCCCGGGTTCATCAGCTGGGAGCTGATGGCCCAAGGGGTCGTCGGCCCGGGCGCCGATCAGCGCTTGATGGACGTGGCCCGCAAGTACGCGTGCCCCGTGCAGTAA
- a CDS encoding HhH-GPD-type base excision DNA repair protein, whose translation MPMLQLAGDPPADALLSADPFALLVGMLLDQQIPMEVAFAGPKKIADRMGGLDPHDIAARDPEEFAALFAEKPAVHRFPGSMAARVQALAKAVCEQYGGDTAALWTVGEPDGAEVFKRLKALPGYGEQKARIFLALLGKQYGVTPSGWREAAGAYGEAGTHLSIADVVDASSLQQVRSTKKAQKLAAKTGRENKGKAAK comes from the coding sequence GTGCCCATGCTGCAGTTGGCCGGAGATCCGCCAGCCGATGCCCTGCTGAGCGCCGACCCGTTCGCGCTGCTGGTCGGGATGTTGCTTGACCAGCAGATCCCGATGGAGGTCGCCTTCGCCGGTCCGAAGAAGATCGCCGACCGGATGGGTGGGCTCGACCCGCACGACATCGCCGCGCGCGACCCGGAGGAGTTCGCCGCATTGTTCGCCGAAAAGCCTGCGGTGCACCGGTTCCCGGGTTCGATGGCGGCCCGGGTTCAGGCGCTGGCCAAGGCGGTGTGCGAGCAGTACGGGGGTGACACCGCCGCGCTGTGGACGGTCGGGGAACCCGACGGCGCCGAGGTGTTCAAACGCCTCAAGGCGCTGCCCGGCTACGGCGAGCAGAAGGCCCGGATCTTTCTGGCACTGCTCGGCAAGCAGTACGGCGTGACCCCGTCGGGATGGCGGGAGGCTGCCGGGGCCTACGGTGAAGCGGGCACACATCTGTCGATCGCCGACGTCGTGGATGCGTCGTCGTTGCAGCAGGTGCGGTCCACGAAGAAGGCCCAGAAATTGGCTGCGAAGACCGGCCGGGAGAACAAGGGAAAGGCGGCGAAGTGA
- a CDS encoding Rv1157c family protein, producing the protein MSRLKTLFRTPQFTMQRTAAKATVAAGSSAVLVFGAVSGVALADPAMPALPLPAAGFPGLPAIEQLSPVIQQAAADPAGATSLLMAAAAAFAGNPAATADSRQVADSVAQFVQSPPEALSPLHVPTAGSAPGMVAHLPSGVDPAKSVGPVAQAAPSAPEALPSPSEAVPAAPDAVAAAPDAAAVAPGAASVAPGADAVPTANAGFGPDAPPTQDFMYPSLGQNCSADGGNVIATALSVAGPATIPTPGPKAGQTAYVFTAVGTPGPAETQKLPLNVTWVNLTTGKSGSATLQPRSDINAEGPTTLTAIVDTGSGSIMSTIFGQVSTKDHQCNFLPTIGSTVVP; encoded by the coding sequence ATGTCGCGCCTGAAGACGCTGTTCCGCACGCCGCAGTTCACCATGCAGCGCACCGCCGCCAAGGCCACCGTCGCAGCCGGATCGTCGGCCGTGCTGGTCTTCGGCGCCGTCAGCGGGGTGGCCCTGGCCGACCCGGCCATGCCGGCGTTGCCGTTGCCCGCCGCGGGATTCCCCGGGCTGCCGGCCATCGAGCAGCTGAGCCCGGTGATTCAGCAGGCCGCCGCCGACCCCGCCGGGGCGACCTCCCTGCTGATGGCCGCGGCCGCCGCATTCGCCGGAAACCCCGCCGCCACCGCCGACTCCCGGCAGGTGGCCGACTCGGTGGCACAGTTCGTGCAGTCACCGCCCGAGGCCCTGTCGCCCCTGCACGTTCCGACCGCCGGCTCGGCTCCCGGCATGGTGGCCCACCTGCCCAGCGGCGTCGACCCGGCCAAGTCGGTGGGTCCGGTCGCCCAGGCGGCGCCCAGCGCCCCCGAAGCCCTGCCCTCGCCCTCCGAGGCCGTTCCGGCCGCCCCGGACGCCGTCGCGGCAGCTCCCGACGCCGCTGCGGTGGCGCCCGGCGCCGCGTCGGTGGCGCCCGGCGCCGACGCGGTGCCGACCGCCAATGCCGGATTCGGCCCGGATGCCCCGCCGACCCAGGACTTCATGTACCCGTCGCTGGGCCAGAACTGCTCCGCCGATGGCGGCAACGTCATCGCCACCGCCCTGTCGGTGGCCGGCCCGGCCACCATCCCCACGCCGGGCCCCAAGGCCGGCCAGACCGCCTACGTGTTCACCGCCGTGGGCACTCCCGGCCCGGCCGAGACGCAGAAGCTACCGCTGAACGTCACGTGGGTGAACCTGACCACCGGAAAGTCCGGCAGCGCAACGCTGCAGCCGCGCAGCGACATCAACGCCGAAGGGCCGACGACGCTGACCGCGATCGTCGACACCGGCTCGGGCAGCATCATGTCGACGATCTTCGGTCAGGTCAGCACCAAGGACCACCAGTGCAACTTCCTGCCCACCATCGGCTCGACGGTGGTGCCCTGA
- a CDS encoding mannosyltransferase — protein MEPLRTRTSTVTDRPFAKVVPVDTTLDTPVAPSRTSRLIAWAPLLLTASVAARLALTYLTPRGANFVDLHVYISGAAALARPGGLYDYVYADQTPDFPLPFTYPPFAAVVFYPLHFLPFGLVAFLWQIGTVAALYGVVRLCQRLLGQPVPASPLLRRASLNRRTAMLWTAVGIWTEPLRSTFDYGQINVILVLAVLAAVNSRRWWVSGLLVGLAAGVKLTPAIAGVYLAGARRWAAAVCSAVVFAGTIAVSVWVTGDQARRYFTELLGDAHRVGPIGTSFNQSWRGGISRILGHDAGYSTPVLVAIGVTAALAVLAWRALNSGPSGPDPLGSLLVVELFGLLASPISWTHHWVWLVPLMVWLLHGPRAGLPGARALGWLWLALTLTGVPWLLSFFQPTIWQDGRPWYLAWAGLVYIVGALVTLAWMAASRVRSAESG, from the coding sequence ATGGAACCGTTACGGACCCGAACCTCGACGGTGACCGATCGGCCGTTCGCTAAAGTCGTGCCGGTAGACACCACCCTGGACACCCCGGTTGCGCCCTCGCGCACGTCCCGCCTGATCGCGTGGGCCCCGCTGCTGCTGACCGCCAGCGTCGCGGCGCGCCTGGCCTTGACCTACCTGACCCCCCGCGGCGCCAACTTCGTCGACCTGCACGTCTACATCAGCGGCGCGGCCGCGCTGGCCCGGCCCGGCGGTCTCTACGACTACGTCTACGCCGACCAGACGCCCGACTTCCCGCTGCCCTTCACCTACCCGCCGTTCGCGGCGGTGGTGTTCTACCCGCTGCACTTCCTGCCGTTCGGCCTGGTCGCCTTCCTGTGGCAGATCGGGACGGTGGCCGCGCTGTACGGCGTGGTGCGGCTCTGCCAGCGCCTGCTGGGCCAGCCGGTCCCAGCTTCGCCTCTCCTTCGTCGAGCCTCGCTGAACCGCCGGACCGCGATGCTGTGGACGGCAGTGGGGATCTGGACCGAGCCGCTGCGCAGCACCTTCGACTACGGCCAGATCAACGTGATCCTGGTGCTGGCGGTGCTCGCCGCGGTCAACAGCCGACGATGGTGGGTCTCAGGGCTTTTGGTGGGCCTGGCCGCCGGAGTGAAACTCACCCCCGCGATCGCCGGGGTGTACCTGGCCGGGGCGCGGCGGTGGGCGGCGGCAGTGTGCTCGGCGGTCGTGTTCGCCGGCACCATCGCGGTCTCGGTGTGGGTCACCGGGGATCAGGCCCGCCGCTACTTCACCGAGCTGCTCGGCGACGCCCACCGGGTGGGCCCCATCGGCACGTCCTTCAACCAGTCGTGGCGGGGCGGGATCTCGCGCATCCTCGGCCACGACGCGGGCTACAGCACGCCGGTGCTGGTCGCGATCGGCGTCACCGCGGCGCTGGCGGTGCTGGCCTGGCGGGCGCTCAACAGCGGGCCGTCCGGACCCGATCCGCTCGGGTCGCTGCTGGTGGTCGAGCTGTTCGGGCTGTTGGCGTCGCCGATCTCCTGGACGCATCACTGGGTCTGGCTGGTGCCGCTGATGGTCTGGCTGCTGCACGGGCCCCGTGCCGGTCTTCCGGGCGCCCGCGCACTGGGCTGGCTGTGGCTGGCGCTGACCCTGACCGGGGTGCCCTGGCTGCTGAGCTTCTTCCAGCCGACGATCTGGCAGGACGGCCGGCCGTGGTACCTGGCGTGGGCCGGTCTGGTCTACATCGTCGGCGCGCTGGTAACCCTGGCCTGGATGGCGGCCTCACGGGTCAGGTCTGCAGAATCCGGTTGA
- a CDS encoding 4a-hydroxytetrahydrobiopterin dehydratase codes for MALLTDDQINEALPGLPGWEHTDGALRRTVKFDSFPAGIEAVRRVAERAEAADHHPDIDIRWRTVTFVLVTHSAGGITDKDVAMAGEINRILQT; via the coding sequence ATGGCGTTGTTGACCGATGACCAGATAAACGAGGCACTGCCCGGCCTGCCGGGCTGGGAGCACACCGACGGCGCGTTGCGCCGCACGGTGAAATTCGACTCGTTCCCCGCCGGCATCGAGGCGGTGCGCCGGGTCGCTGAGCGCGCCGAGGCGGCCGATCACCACCCCGACATCGACATACGATGGCGCACCGTGACTTTCGTCCTGGTGACCCACTCGGCCGGCGGGATCACCGACAAGGATGTGGCGATGGCCGGTGAGATCAACCGGATTCTGCAGACCTGA
- a CDS encoding (deoxy)nucleoside triphosphate pyrophosphohydrolase has product MPSQIVVAGAVVAPSPAGRAVLIAQRRRPPELAGRWELPGGKVMPGESEPAALARELGEELGLDPDAITVGERLGADVVLNPQMILRAYLVRLSAGEPQAHDHQALRWVTAVQLLDVDWVPADRAWLPELARALW; this is encoded by the coding sequence ATGCCCTCCCAGATCGTCGTCGCCGGAGCCGTCGTCGCGCCGTCGCCGGCGGGGCGCGCGGTGCTGATCGCGCAGCGTCGCCGCCCGCCGGAGCTGGCCGGTCGCTGGGAGCTGCCGGGCGGCAAAGTCATGCCCGGTGAGAGCGAACCGGCCGCCTTGGCGCGCGAGCTCGGTGAGGAGCTGGGCCTGGACCCCGACGCGATCACGGTCGGGGAGCGCCTGGGCGCGGATGTGGTGCTGAACCCGCAGATGATCCTGCGCGCCTACCTTGTACGGCTCAGCGCCGGCGAGCCGCAGGCCCATGACCATCAGGCCCTGCGCTGGGTGACGGCTGTGCAACTGCTCGACGTTGACTGGGTACCGGCGGACCGGGCTTGGCTGCCCGAGCTGG